From a single Nymphaea colorata isolate Beijing-Zhang1983 chromosome 4, ASM883128v2, whole genome shotgun sequence genomic region:
- the LOC116252892 gene encoding LRR receptor-like serine/threonine-protein kinase HSL2, whose amino-acid sequence MIGIRWSRLALLLVFFAIFSGSSSSLNTDGQILLEVKSTLNDTGGRLTSWKASDETPCTWTGIACDSANGRVESIDLTGFAVTGDFPNGFCRISTLKNLSLGFNNLRNRLVSRDLALCAGSLRLLNLSNNYFVGPLPELGSEFTTLMTLDLTMNNFSGGVPDGYGRLPAIKEMYLVGNLLSSAFPAILTNLTTLVVLSLAYNPFKPSPLPPEIGNLINLRILWLSNCNLIGSLPESVGGLVELRDFDLSQNGLSGVIPSNISGMRNAKQIELYANHLSGSLPESLGNLKFLTYFDASQNEITGSLPETLAGLSLISLNLNENQMEGIIPPVLEMNPSLTELKLFMNNFSGQLPRRLGRNSPLQLLDVSSNRFEGNLPPDLCSMKKLQMLIVFNNQFSGELPESLVLCTGMQRIRIQNNRFVGTIPPAFWGLSRVNFLELSNNNFEGSISPQIAGARSLTQFLISGNNFSGTIPPEMCSLSLLYVIDASRNHISGALPSCLTYLKGLQKLNLQENQITGELNFSSSISSWKELTELNLSKNRLSGSIPSQLGYLPVLTYLDLSDNLFSGEIPSELANLKLNKLNLSDNELVGRIPSGFDTPFYISSLLGNPGLCTTKGKNFPLCSPFDSGAIRRHAKTAWILTGVLSIVAVIFFVTSLWLYRTRYQQEGGMDEIDRAMIGRAIRKTRPWKQTSFSRVGVAEEDVMACLTEENLVGMGASGKVYRARLKTGESVAVKRLWDAGKPETELGFRAEIDTLGRIRHTNIVKLLCCCVSNEVRLLVYEFMENGSLGEMLHDRPDEKVKGRAAGGLPKELSWERRVRIAIGAAQGLAYLHHDCVPPIVHRDVKSNNILLDGEFNARVADFGLARILRRRDAKDADGDDGRMSEVAGSYGYIAPEYAYTLKVNEKSDIYSFGVVLLELVTGKRPIDPSFGDTKDLVKWVNQECFSGGNAAAQVDHILDSRIPQRFHGEMERMLDVALLCTSALPINRPSMRKVVELLRDVRKPRIGSRRN is encoded by the exons ATGATTGGAATCCGGTGGTCTCGTCTCGCACTGTTGCTGGTTTTCTTCGCCATCTTCTCcggctcttcttcttccctgaaCACGGATGGGCAGATCCTTCTCGAGGTGAAGTCCACCTTGAATGACACTGGTGGACGCTTGACGAGTTGGAAGGCTTCTGATGAAACTCCTTGTACTTGGACAGGCATTGCTTGCGATTCTGCTAACGGCAGAGTTGAGTCCATCGACCTCACTGGGTTCGCTGTAACCGGCGACTTCCCAAATGGATTTTGCCGGATTTCGACCCTCAAGAACCTTTCTCTTGGCTTCAATAACCTCAGAAACCGGCTGGTGTCCCGAGATCTTGCGCTCTGTGCCGGAAGCCTTCGTCTTCTCAACCTCTCCAACAACTACTTCGTTGGGCCATTACCGGAGCTCGGTTCGGAGTTCACCACGTTGATGACGCTGGATCTCACCATGAACAACTTCTCCGGCGGAGTACCAGATGGATACGGCCGCCTTCCAGCAATCAAAGAGATGTACCTCGTCGGCAACCTGCTATCCTCTGCGTTTCCTGCCATTTTGACAAATCTCACTACGTTGGTAGTTCTCAGCCTTGCTTACAATCCTTTCAAGCCTAGTCCCCTCCCTCCGGAGATTGGGAATCTCATAAATCTGAGGATCCTTTGGCTTTCAAACTGCAATCTCATTGGCAGCCTTCCTGAATCAGTTGGAGGACTGGTGGAGTTGAGAGACTTCGACTTGTCGCAGAACGGACTCTCAGGGGTCATTCCGTCGAACATTTCTGGAATGAGGAACGCCAAGCAGATTGAGCTCTACGCCAACCATCTCAGTGGCAGCTTACCAGAGTCTTTGGGAAACTTGAAGTTCCTCACCTATTTCGATGCTTCGCAGAACGAGATCACTGGGTCGCTGCCGGAGACTCTTGCGGGGCTGTCATTGATCTCTCTTAACCTGAACGAGAACCAAATGGAGGGTATCATCCCCCCGGTTTTAGAGATGAACCCTTCTCTTACGGAGCTGAAACTCTTCATGAACAATTTTTCTGGCCAACTTCCAAGAAGGCTCGGTCGAAACTCCCCCCTCCAGTTACTTGATGTCTCGAGTAATAGATTTGAGGGGAATCTCCCACCTGACCTTTGCTCCATGAAGAAGCTTCAGATGCTCATTGTGTTCAACAACCAGTTCTCTGGAGAGCTGCCAGAAAGCTTAGTTCTCTGCACCGGGATGCAGAGGATCCGTATACAAAACAATCGATTCGTCGGAACGATCCCTCCGGCTTTCTGGGGACTGTCAAGAGTTAACTTTCTAGAGCTAAGCAATAACAATTTTGAAGGATCTATCAGTCCCCAAATTGCCGGTGCTCGCAGTCTGACGCAGTTCCTCATTTCTGGCAATAACTTCTCTGGCACCATTCCCCCAGAGATGTGCAGTTTGTCACTGCTATATGTTATTGATGCAAGCAGAAACCACATATCCGGTGCCCTTCCTTCCTGCTTAACTTATCTGAAGGGTCTGCAAAAACTTAACCTCCAAGAAAACCAGATCACCGGCGAGCTGAATTTCTCCTCTTCCATCTCCTCATGGAAGGAACTCACGGAGCTAAACCTCTCGAAGAATCGACTATCTGGAAGCATTCCATCCCAGTTGGGCTACCTCCCTGTACTGACGTACCTCGACCTCTCGGACAACTTGTTCTCCGGAGAGATCCCTTCAGAGCTCGCGAACTTGAAGCTGAACAAGCTGAACCTCTCGGATAACGAGCTGGTCGGAAGAATTCCCTCCGGCTTCGACACTCCATTTTACATCTCCAGCCTGCTTGGAAATCCCGGCCTTTGTACCACCAAAGGGAAAAATTTTCCGCTTTGCTCCCCTTTTGACTCTGGAGCCATCAGGAGGCACGCCAAGACGGCTTGGATCCTAACAGGGGTGCTGTCCATCGTCGCTGTCATCTTCTTCGTGACATCCCTATGGCTGTACAGGACAAGGTATCAACAAGAGGGGGGGATGGATGAGATTGATAGGGCGATGATTGGGAGGGCTATCCGAAAGACGCGGCCATGGAAGCAGACATCGTTCAGCCGGGTGGGGGTGGCAGAGGAGGATGTTATGGCATGCTTGACGGAAGAGAACCTGGTGGGGATGGGAGCGTCGGGGAAGGTGTACAGGGCAAGACTAAAGACAGGAGAGAGTGTGGCCGTAAAGCGGCTGTGGGACGCCGGAAAGCCGGAGACGGAGTTGGGTTTTAGGGCGGAGATCGATACGCTCGGAAGGATCCGCCACACCAATATCGTGAAGCTACTCTGTTGCTGCGTGAGCAACGAGGTGCGGCTTCTAGTGTACGAGTTCATGGAGAACGGCAGCCTCGGTGAGATGCTGCACGACCGCCCCGACGAGAAGGTGAAAGGCAGGGCCGCCGGTGGACTTCCAAAGGAGCTGAGTTGGGAGAGGAGGGTAAGGATCGCCATTGGGGCGGCGCAGGGGCTCGCCTATCTTCACCACGACTGCGTCCCGCCCATCGTCCATCGCGACGTCAAGTCCAACAACATACTGCTCGACGGAGAATTCAATGCTCGGGTAGCTGACTTCGGCCTCGCCAGGATCCTCCGGCGGCGGGATGCCAAAGACGCCGACGGCGACGACGGACGGATGTCAGAAGTCGCCGGATCATATGGCTATATTGCTCCAG AGTACGCGTACACTCTGAAAGTGAACGAGAAGAGCGACATCTACAGCTTCGGGGTGGTGCTGCTGGAGCTGGTGACGGGGAAGCGGCCCATAGACCCTTCCTTCGGCGACACGAAGGACCTCGTAAAGTGGGTGAACCAGGAATGCTTTTCCGGCGGCAACGCGGCGGCGCAGGTGGATCACATTCTGGACTCGAGGATACCGCAGCGGTTTCATGGAGAGATGGAGAGGATGCTGGACGTGGCTCTGCTCTGCACGTCGGCGCTGCCCATCAACCGGCCCTCCATGAGGAAGGTGGTGGAGCTCCTCCGGGACGTCCGCAAGCCCCGGATTGGATCCAGACGCAACTGA